In Paenibacillus sp. JQZ6Y-1, the following proteins share a genomic window:
- a CDS encoding fumarylacetoacetate hydrolase family protein, with amino-acid sequence MRLATIQVNGKEQAAWMHDGTYILLEDVNAALDQQWETGVFELITSGQLEHLAQLVVNDEYRQRLAQLPTWTDEEVVHAPLYRHPRKIWGIGMNYVQDLAELEQGDAEEEPVSFMKPDTTIIGPEDVIELPSQSDKVTAEGELALIIGKTCRHVTEEEAPDYIAGLCTAIDVTAADIHARHPRFLARAKSFDTFFGFGSQLVTPDEVQDILSLTVQTHHNGELVHENQTNHMKFQPWYIVSFLSQVMTLLPGDVIMTGTPGAVVLRDGDTVGCSVLDDKGQLLLEHLRNGVVDGK; translated from the coding sequence ATGAGACTAGCAACGATTCAGGTGAACGGTAAAGAGCAAGCGGCATGGATGCACGACGGAACATACATATTACTGGAAGATGTGAATGCAGCACTGGATCAGCAATGGGAAACGGGAGTCTTTGAGCTGATCACCAGTGGGCAATTGGAACATTTAGCACAGCTGGTTGTGAACGATGAATATCGGCAGCGTCTGGCTCAGCTTCCTACTTGGACCGATGAAGAGGTGGTCCATGCACCGTTATATCGTCATCCGCGCAAAATCTGGGGCATCGGTATGAATTATGTGCAGGATCTGGCGGAGCTAGAGCAGGGTGATGCGGAGGAAGAACCGGTTAGCTTTATGAAGCCGGATACGACGATCATTGGACCGGAGGATGTGATCGAATTGCCTTCGCAATCGGACAAGGTCACCGCAGAGGGCGAGTTGGCTCTTATTATCGGTAAAACCTGTCGTCATGTGACGGAAGAAGAAGCGCCTGACTATATCGCCGGCTTGTGTACAGCGATTGATGTAACGGCAGCGGACATTCATGCGCGGCATCCACGCTTTTTGGCACGCGCCAAAAGCTTTGATACCTTTTTCGGATTCGGTTCGCAATTGGTTACGCCAGATGAGGTGCAGGATATATTGTCGTTGACTGTGCAGACGCATCATAATGGTGAGTTGGTACATGAAAATCAAACGAATCATATGAAATTCCAACCGTGGTATATCGTCTCGTTTCTATCACAGGTGATGACGCTGTTGCCGGGCGATGTGATTATGACAGGGACGCCGGGTGCGGTGGTGCTGCGCGATGGCGATACGGTGGGTTGTTCCGTTCTTGATGATAAGGGGCAGCTGTTGCTGGAGCATCTGCGTAATGGCGTGGTCGACGGCAAATAA
- a CDS encoding dipeptidase: MTNYATYFQENREQHLAELKEWLSIPSISALSEHKPDMQKAAQWLADKLTAAGLEHVKINSTAGHPIVTADHLHAPGKPTILVYGHYDVQPVDPLNLWETPPFEPTIRGEKLFARGATDDKGQVFLHVKAVEAILKQNGQLPVNIKFCIEGEEEISSAHLPAFLEENREYLAADAVLVSDTSLLEPGKPAISTGLRGLCSLEVSIQTANTDLHSGSFGGGVPNALHAMVELLATLHDRDGKVLVEGFYDDVIPLSDEMRAEFEKQGFNEQKLQNDLELTALHGEEGYSFVERIGARPTLELNGVYGGFQGEGSKTVIPKEAHAKITCRLVADQNPQDVLDKIITHLEAVKPNGAKLIIHPGEKARAFNIDPSGELLQKAADAYATVYGTRALFTKDGGSIPIVEEFSRVIAPTVVLMGFGLPDENLHAPNEHFNLENFDKGLLTIVEFLNRV, encoded by the coding sequence ATGACCAATTATGCTACATATTTTCAAGAAAACCGTGAGCAGCATCTAGCGGAACTGAAAGAATGGTTGTCCATTCCAAGTATCTCTGCGCTGTCCGAACATAAACCGGATATGCAGAAGGCAGCACAATGGCTAGCAGACAAGCTGACCGCAGCCGGTCTAGAACATGTCAAAATCAATTCCACTGCGGGACATCCGATCGTGACAGCAGATCATCTGCATGCGCCTGGCAAACCAACGATTCTCGTCTACGGTCACTATGACGTACAGCCAGTCGATCCGCTGAATCTGTGGGAGACGCCTCCATTCGAACCAACCATTCGTGGTGAAAAGCTGTTCGCTCGTGGCGCAACCGATGACAAAGGTCAAGTATTCCTGCATGTCAAAGCCGTTGAAGCGATCCTCAAGCAGAACGGTCAATTGCCAGTGAATATCAAATTCTGCATCGAGGGTGAAGAGGAAATTTCCAGCGCCCATCTGCCAGCTTTCTTGGAAGAAAACCGTGAATACTTGGCAGCCGATGCGGTTCTCGTATCCGATACATCCCTGCTGGAACCGGGCAAACCGGCAATCAGCACAGGTCTGCGCGGTCTGTGCAGTCTGGAAGTATCCATTCAAACTGCCAATACCGATCTGCACTCCGGTTCTTTCGGCGGCGGCGTTCCGAACGCGCTGCATGCGATGGTGGAACTGCTGGCAACGCTGCATGACCGCGATGGCAAAGTACTGGTGGAAGGCTTCTACGACGACGTGATTCCATTGTCCGACGAGATGCGTGCCGAGTTTGAAAAACAAGGCTTTAACGAGCAAAAACTGCAAAACGATCTGGAACTGACTGCGCTGCACGGCGAGGAAGGTTATTCCTTTGTCGAGCGTATCGGTGCACGTCCAACACTGGAACTGAACGGCGTATACGGCGGATTCCAAGGCGAAGGCAGCAAAACGGTCATCCCGAAAGAAGCGCATGCCAAAATCACGTGCCGTCTCGTTGCTGACCAGAATCCACAGGATGTACTGGATAAAATCATTACCCATCTGGAAGCTGTAAAACCAAACGGTGCCAAGCTGATCATTCATCCGGGTGAAAAAGCTCGTGCCTTCAACATCGACCCATCCGGCGAACTGCTGCAAAAAGCAGCGGATGCGTACGCGACCGTTTACGGCACACGCGCCCTGTTCACTAAGGACGGCGGCTCGATCCCAATCGTGGAGGAGTTCTCCCGTGTGATCGCTCCAACGGTTGTACTGATGGGCTTCGGTCTGCCAGACGAAAACCTGCACGCACCGAACGAACACTTCAATCTGGAAAACTTCGACAAAGGTCTGCTGACCATCGTAGAATTCTTGAACCGCGTGTAA
- the psiE gene encoding phosphate-starvation-inducible protein PsiE has translation MNIKHKYAKMNMSHVPMILQMILNVCLVGMAAVLSALLIYETWTIFSLFFLHSDSDVSYYQFTDELLVFFLYFEFLALIIKYFEAHFHFPLRYFIYIGITAIIRLIIVDHDDAMQTFWWSLAIIALTGALFLSNARKSHGDH, from the coding sequence ATGAATATAAAACATAAATATGCCAAAATGAATATGAGTCACGTACCGATGATTTTGCAAATGATCTTGAATGTATGTCTGGTCGGAATGGCAGCTGTATTAAGTGCGCTGTTGATCTACGAAACGTGGACGATCTTTTCGCTATTCTTTTTGCATTCGGATAGTGATGTGAGCTATTACCAGTTTACAGATGAGCTATTGGTGTTCTTTTTGTACTTTGAATTTCTGGCGTTGATCATTAAGTATTTTGAAGCGCATTTTCATTTTCCGCTACGCTATTTTATCTATATTGGAATTACCGCGATTATTCGTCTGATCATTGTCGATCATGATGATGCAATGCAAACCTTCTGGTGGTCGCTGGCGATCATTGCGCTTACTGGCGCGCTATTTCTGTCCAATGCAAGAAAGTCCCACGGCGATCACTGA